The Symphalangus syndactylus isolate Jambi chromosome 16, NHGRI_mSymSyn1-v2.1_pri, whole genome shotgun sequence genome has a window encoding:
- the LOC129464329 gene encoding LOW QUALITY PROTEIN: X antigen family member 3-like (The sequence of the model RefSeq protein was modified relative to this genomic sequence to represent the inferred CDS: inserted 3 bases in 2 codons) produces the protein MSRHGRSACRLRPRRYLQPPELTGPVLEPSDEQPQREAPPPESRGPTPGQEREEDHGAAEILVLDQEADLRELSQRLGXECGDGPDXPGKILPKSEQFKLPEGGEGQPQVPRKTS, from the exons ATGAGTCGGCACGGAAGATCAGCATGTAGGCTTAGACCAAGACGGTATCTGCAGCCTCCTGAGCTAACTGGGCCTGTGCTTGAGCCCAGTGATGAACAGCCTCAACGAGAGGCACCACCACCTGAAAGTCGGGGtcccacacctggccaggagagagaggaagatcaCGGTGCCGCTGAGATTCTTGTGCTTGACCAGGAAGCTGATCTCCGGGAGCTGTCTCAAAGACTGGG TGAATGTGGAGATGGTCCTG GTCCGGGGAAGATTCTGCCGAAATCAGAGCAATTTAAACTGCCAGAAGGAGGTGAAGGGCAACCACAGGTTCCAAGGAAGACAAGCTGA